A stretch of the Streptomyces venezuelae genome encodes the following:
- a CDS encoding WD40 repeat domain-containing protein — protein MRAATISPDGRWLAIARGTGTVSLHTIDTSTEIQTLTVHRRAVDALSVSPDGVWLATISADGTTRLWTL, from the coding sequence GTGCGCGCCGCCACCATCAGCCCGGACGGCAGATGGCTCGCCATCGCCAGGGGCACCGGCACGGTGAGTCTGCACACCATCGATACCAGCACCGAGATCCAGACGCTGACCGTCCATCGGCGGGCAGTGGACGCCCTGTCCGTAAGCCCCGACGGCGTATGGCTGGCCACCATCAGCGCTGACGGCACCACGCGGCTGTGGACGCTGTGA